In the Scatophagus argus isolate fScaArg1 chromosome 11, fScaArg1.pri, whole genome shotgun sequence genome, TTATCAGTATGAGTGTATTCAGATAGAGTACAATCCCCACATTTTCCCATGTGAATATTTGGGtcagtatgtttttgttttatgctcTCTTTTGTCTGTGCAAAATCACAGATGGATGAAAACATAACCTTCCAGTTTTGTTGACACGGGATGATTTCTGTACCCGAGCACCTGAAGTCTGCATGACTACAAAGAAAGGACAGCGTAGTAAATGTCTTCAGCCACGCTGAAATTTTAAACTCGTCAATAGTGAGCGAGCAGACATGAAAATTTGTGCCCCCAGGGAGGAAGAGATAGACAACCTTCAATGACCCCTTTCATGCAAAAGCTCCCCTGGGACCAATGAAGGCATCAAACTCTGTGTGCAGTTTCTCACCAGGTGtcactttaacacacacttCGTGTCTCGAGATAGATATCTGTTTCTCACTTCtattcatacattcatacaaCAAAGAACTACTTTATGTTGTCTGCTCTTACACAGGAGAGACACAATAAAAGCAGGCCAGTATCAAAAAGCCATGAAATTATATCAGCGTGCAGCATACTTCCTGTTTTTAATTCGCAACTTGTCATAATGTTGTCAGAAGGTGTTGGGAAAATAAtatgttcttttttaaattgcacTTTCACTGTGAAATCAAACTATGACTACAATTGAAGCACAGACTTGCTATGCTTTAAGGTTTGTTTTATGGTGTTTACATCCTTATTATTGCTCTTAGCTGCCGAAGTACATGTAAACACTGTCAAAGctttatttcaaatcaaattttatccttttttaacaCTTAAATAACTGTCGAATGTCTTGTGGTAAGTTTTAAATTCATGATTAACTTCAGACAATTATATTTGAAAAGTTTCATCTGTTTTAGGACTAATGTCTAACCGTGACTCTTCCAAAAATGAACAACTTTGAAAGGAATGAATTCTCCATATTCTCCATATTCTTTTTGTCACAGTTTAACATCATCACCAGGTGAGAAGACCTTTGAAGTGAAGATTGTGTCTCCAGTGGAGCAGTTCACCAGGATTTGGATCCAGGTTCTGGATCGTCAGGATGGCTCCTTCTTGGTTCGCTACAGAATGTACGCCACCTACAGGGACATTCACATCCACATTCTGCTCAAGAACAAGCATGTTGCCAAGTCACCATTCATTCTTAAAGGTAGAGCACAATTCAAGCTGCCCACAAATTATGTTTTAGGAtgagatttgtgtttgtcaggtgaaagaaaatgattttgaagATGTTTCTGTTCTTGCCCCTCAACAGGCCCGGTCTACCACGAGGGCTGTGACTGTCCCCAGTCTAGTGGTTCTGTATGGGAGACTCACATGCACTGTCCTCAGTCCTTCCCACAGATAGAGAGCGACCTGGCCCTCTATGCAAGTGTTGACCCGGATCGCAATGCACAGGAGATCCCACAGCGCTTTGGACAGAGACAAAGCCTCTGCCACTACACtgttaaagacaacaaggtgcCCCCAACCCGTGACACCAGGAACACccaaaatggaagaaataaaccaaaaatatCAAGCAAACAGCCAGTATTAGCCTGATGCAACAGAAAATCGTCACATAACTAATCGTACAGAAATTTCCCAGGTTCTCTTTCAAATATCATCACAATGAAAGGGTAGTAGTGTAGTAGTAAAGGATAGTATTTCTTTAGGACAGATAGTAATTAGGCCTGTGCAATAAAGAAAAGTTGTACAGCACAGCCTGGAGCTGTGTGACACACCTGTAAGAACAGTATCAACCAGGTGTTCAAGGGTACGATCTTCTCAAAATACCACTGTGGACGTCAATCCAGGTTCCTGTAATAGTGATACGTCTAAAGCTCTATTGTCACGCTGCTAGCATTACCTGGGAACATCCAGTGATTTATCAGCTGTCAGTGATTTACAGTCTCATTGTTATTTATGCTTTTGAGTGTACACTTACAAAGTTAGTTCTGTGCCAAAAAAAACAGTACTTTTTTTGTAATTGCAAAttataaacacatttctgcaaCATTCTTTACATAACTGTGACATTACCCCTAGTGTTAAAATCTACTTAGTGGCGTTCCAGAGCTTTCAAACTTATCACACAGACTTCATCAGCCAATTGTAGCTCAGCATAAAAGTTAAGTTTCGAACTTCTGAACCCTCCTGTGACGTTTTTATGTTGATAAAGCTTCTCGCTCTCTTTTAGGTCTACGTTAAAACCTTTGGAGAGCATGTCGGTTTCCGAATCTTTATGGATTCCATCCTCCTGTCGCTCACCAGAAAGGTAAGCTCTTCTTAAAGTACCGGTGTGATACTGAAACATGTGCACACTTTTAGTCTTTAATACACACTTCctacattttattcattgcaCGCATTTTACAAAACTAGAAAAAGGGCATGGCGGAAATTTAGATAGCTTTTGTCACTTTTGAATTTGTAAGCATGAATAGGCAGCAGAGCTTCTTCTCAATAACATTATTCTTAAATGAGCACACTCTCTTCGGTGTTGGGTTCAGGTGCAGCTCCCTGATATGGAGTTTTTCGTTAACCTGGGTGACTGGCCGTTGGAGAAAAGGAAACCCACTGAGAAAATTCACCCCATCTTTTCCTGGTGTGGCTCTAACAATACCAGAGATATTGTCATGCCCACCTATGACCTGACTGAGTCTGTCCTGGAGACAATGGGAAGGTATGGCCGAGCATCCATAACACAAACTTGGTGGGCAAGCCTTTTGGCTCTGAATCGTTTGTGGCTTGTGACTGAGTGGAGGACAGGAGCCACAGTCAGTCACGCACTGGAGCCGCGCAATAGCAGGATTTTATACCTTTATATCTATTACTTTCCTCCAAGGTGATGACAGTTGGGATAAGTAagcttgtgtgtgcagactCTACCGTAACAAGTGTTGCAGTGCAATGCAGCCAAAGCAAAGTGGTCAGAATGCTCGTTATTTCCCTGCTTCATTCAAGAAGTTTTGCCAGCAAAAGTTTTGCCTGTCTCACATACTGATACTGACTCACCAGGTGTGTCCAGCATGAGCTCTCTGCGTCACAAACTATATTTAATTTACTGCAATGATGAATCAGAGCCCTGTGAtcgactggcgaccagtccagggtgaaccccgcctctcgcccgtagtcggctgggctccagctcccccgcgaccctgacggataagcggtatagaaaatggatggatgaatcagTAAAACAGTTTTCCAGTGCAAAGTATGTGCGCCAGGCTACAGTTAGCTTACAGTGTGAAGTCAGTCCTTCACATGGGTAAAATAATACAATGACATTACTTTCATATGCATGATTGAACTTTGACAGATCCTGAGATGAATAACTTGGGCAACATGTTGTGCATCCAATGAACAGAGTTAGTCTGGACATGATGTCAGTGCAGGCCAACACGGGGCCTCCTTGGCCAAACAAGAACGCAACCGCCTTCTGGAGGGGCCGGGACAGTCGTCAGGAACGTCTGGAGCTGGTGAAGCTTTCGAGGGCTCACCCCGACATGATAGATGCTGCCTTCAccaacttcttcttcttccaacaTGACGAGAGCCTCTATGGGCCGCTTGTCaaacatgtttctttctttgactttttcaAGGTGAGAGCAGCTGGTTTCCGATTTAATTAATATACATCTtaggtacttttttttttgtaattaaattatGCAATCGTGCATTTTATTTCCAATAATAACTTAAAGTAATACCAAGTAATTGAAAGGAAATCCTTTTATTGCCAGATCCAGTGAGAATTTGCAATTAGCTGCAGCTAATTGCTTTACAGCCAACAAGCTCAGACAAGCTGAGTGTCGATTGCTCAGCATGAAAGAGCAGAGAGCCTAAGTAATCTGGTGTCTGGTGAGGCAAGTAAAGACCCatatttttctcagaatgtGATGGACTAAACCAGTGCTCACGGGCCAGTGAGTACTGAACCTTACTGGACCTATTATCTAGGTTTCCAAGTGAGTGCTAGCTAGACCTTCATTGGGATGCCCATGTAGCTTTGTGTGTCTACTGCATGTGTTAACtgacacattaacacataaCTTAATCAGCCATAGTATACCAAGACTTAACTCTTATAGGGATTAAATACAATGCAGGCCTTAAAAGCAGAATGAGTTGGATTTGACGCTTGCAGTTTGTAAACATTGCAAGCGGCGAAGCTGGCTGCTGCTCCCCCACTGAACATGAAGCGATCTGGTTACGATCTGGTACCTGGTCACTACATTTTTatcacatcctcacacacatcACGCAACCACAGCCCAAAGGTTGATGCCCAAAGTAAATGTAGCCAGAGTGCAGGGTCTCCGTTGCTAACAAACACTGCCACACACGTCCAATAGGAAAATCCTATTTATTCTGCCTTGAAacgttttcattttgtgtgttccACAGCTAATGTATATTTTCCTTTTACACAGTCATATTTCACCAAGTAGTGAAGCtcttgtgaacgactgagcctttcgaggacGCCCCTTTCACGCCCAGTCGTGATCCTGTCACCTGAtatctgttgtttgtttcaaattCGTAATAAGAATATATTAACAGAAATGAATTAAGCTGATGAGGTAAAGCGTTATATATTCAATActgtgtttgtactgttttcaagtcaaaatgtcaactGGCATTAATAAGCAGCTTTACAGAAGTTGGTTTTTGAAGAAATTCAgtttgctgttatttctgctctgtgttcaTCACCAGTACAAGTACCAAATAAACATTGACGGCACCGTAGCGGCGTATCGACTACCTTACCTGTTGGCAGGAGACAGTGTGGTCTTAAAACAGGATTCGATCTACTATGAGCATTTCTACAACGAGCTTCGGCCGTGGGAGCACTACATCCCAATCAGAGCCGACCTCAGAGACCTGCTGGAAAAGATCCAGTGGGCTCGTAGCCATGATGaagaggtgatgatgatgattgtggACATTACATCATTATGTTTGTAACATTTTGTCGTTACTGAGTCAGttctcttgtgtgtttgttgctgttgttgactTCTTTTTTACTGTCTTGTAGGTTAAG is a window encoding:
- the poglut2 gene encoding protein O-glucosyltransferase 2 isoform X1, with the protein product MSLRLFSWLLLLSCLQLFRHELPGAQADSVPSASKTLVWGPGLEANIVLPARFFYIQAVDSSGRNLTSSPGEKTFEVKIVSPVEQFTRIWIQVLDRQDGSFLVRYRMYATYRDIHIHILLKNKHVAKSPFILKGPVYHEGCDCPQSSGSVWETHMHCPQSFPQIESDLALYASVDPDRNAQEIPQRFGQRQSLCHYTVKDNKVYVKTFGEHVGFRIFMDSILLSLTRKVQLPDMEFFVNLGDWPLEKRKPTEKIHPIFSWCGSNNTRDIVMPTYDLTESVLETMGRVSLDMMSVQANTGPPWPNKNATAFWRGRDSRQERLELVKLSRAHPDMIDAAFTNFFFFQHDESLYGPLVKHVSFFDFFKYKYQINIDGTVAAYRLPYLLAGDSVVLKQDSIYYEHFYNELRPWEHYIPIRADLRDLLEKIQWARSHDEEVKKIALGGQQFARNHLMGDRIFCYYYKLFQAYAKLQVTEPKIREDMELVKQPSDDLFPCSCHRTRVKDEL
- the poglut2 gene encoding protein O-glucosyltransferase 2 isoform X2, whose amino-acid sequence is MYATYRDIHIHILLKNKHVAKSPFILKGPVYHEGCDCPQSSGSVWETHMHCPQSFPQIESDLALYASVDPDRNAQEIPQRFGQRQSLCHYTVKDNKVYVKTFGEHVGFRIFMDSILLSLTRKVQLPDMEFFVNLGDWPLEKRKPTEKIHPIFSWCGSNNTRDIVMPTYDLTESVLETMGRVSLDMMSVQANTGPPWPNKNATAFWRGRDSRQERLELVKLSRAHPDMIDAAFTNFFFFQHDESLYGPLVKHVSFFDFFKYKYQINIDGTVAAYRLPYLLAGDSVVLKQDSIYYEHFYNELRPWEHYIPIRADLRDLLEKIQWARSHDEEVKKIALGGQQFARNHLMGDRIFCYYYKLFQAYAKLQVTEPKIREDMELVKQPSDDLFPCSCHRTRVKDEL